From the Bacteroidia bacterium genome, one window contains:
- the rodA gene encoding rod shape-determining protein RodA gives MKGRGISPYVRRLDWMILAPVLLLVAFGLLAIFSATHNAELIVKFQKQIFWAALGILSLLLVLLAPPRFFHYSAYLLYGAALLLLSLVLVFGHTVSGNAGWFGIGGFGVQPSEFAKIATILALARYLSDRTTSLRSLPDIGKAIGIVALPWLLIFMQPDFGTGLVYWVFFISMLFWSGAEMLLLIVMLSPVLVAVLAIIDLWYFILATLVVAGLYYIVRRNLGFALIFFAFNLSIGFGVQYAYEHLPAYQKARIAVFIDPSQAPLSAGWNVIQSKVAVGSGGLFGKGYLQGTQTQLRFVPEQWTDFIFCVPAEEFGFIGAVIILLLYGLLFIRGLVIAKNLELRFASLVVAGLVAMLAFHVVVSIGMSLGTIPVIGIPLPFMSYGGSFFITSMVAIGIILHAWMYRTGME, from the coding sequence ATGAAGGGACGCGGCATTTCTCCTTACGTACGACGCCTGGACTGGATGATTCTTGCACCGGTCCTCCTCCTCGTCGCTTTCGGTCTGCTCGCGATCTTCAGCGCTACGCACAACGCCGAACTGATCGTGAAATTCCAGAAACAGATTTTCTGGGCCGCATTGGGTATACTGTCGCTGTTGCTCGTCTTACTGGCACCCCCACGATTCTTTCATTACAGCGCATATCTGCTGTATGGGGCAGCATTGCTCCTGTTATCCCTCGTGCTCGTGTTCGGCCATACCGTATCCGGTAACGCCGGCTGGTTCGGCATCGGCGGCTTCGGGGTGCAGCCTTCGGAGTTCGCGAAAATCGCCACCATCCTTGCACTGGCGCGCTATCTGTCGGATCGGACGACAAGCTTACGTTCCTTACCGGATATCGGCAAGGCGATCGGCATTGTCGCATTGCCCTGGCTCCTCATCTTCATGCAGCCGGATTTCGGGACAGGATTGGTGTACTGGGTATTTTTTATTTCGATGCTGTTCTGGTCCGGAGCGGAGATGCTGCTGCTCATCGTCATGCTCTCACCGGTTCTCGTGGCGGTGCTGGCGATCATCGATCTGTGGTACTTCATACTTGCCACACTGGTCGTGGCAGGACTGTATTACATCGTGCGAAGGAACCTCGGTTTCGCGCTCATTTTCTTCGCCTTCAATCTTTCGATCGGTTTTGGTGTACAATACGCATACGAGCACCTACCTGCATATCAGAAGGCGCGCATTGCCGTATTCATTGACCCCTCACAAGCCCCGCTCTCGGCAGGGTGGAACGTCATACAGTCCAAAGTCGCGGTCGGCTCGGGAGGACTCTTCGGCAAAGGATACTTGCAGGGGACACAGACACAGCTCCGCTTCGTACCGGAGCAGTGGACCGATTTCATTTTCTGCGTTCCCGCAGAGGAATTCGGTTTCATTGGCGCCGTCATCATCCTCCTTCTCTATGGCCTCCTCTTTATCCGCGGTCTGGTTATAGCAAAGAATCTGGAATTGCGCTTTGCCAGCCTTGTTGTCGCCGGGCTGGTTGCCATGCTTGCCTTTCACGTGGTCGTGAGCATTGGCATGAGTCTTGGAACAATCCCCGTCATAGGCATCCCGCTCCCCTTCATGAGTTACGGCGGGTCCTTTTTCATCACATCCATGGTTGCTATCGGGATAATACTCCACGCCTGGATGTACAGAACAGGGATGGAGTAG